In Methanofollis fontis, the following proteins share a genomic window:
- a CDS encoding shikimate kinase produces MKVVLIGYRGTGKTVVGRLLARRLGLPFIDTDAATEGRAGMSIPAIFERLGEEAFRAIERSVIAGLADEEGVISTGGGAVLDPANVAALRRGGTVVLLHAPASVIAERIAGSDRPPLTALPPDEEIREVLAIRRPYYLRAADICVDTAALTPGEVAEAVLDHLHASGRDIGILDGFSMPSGERKRLASLPAPTRLFGIAGHPVLHSRSPELWNALFAECGLDAHYTFLGHPDFSAVLDAAVGLGVQGLSVTIPHKESALNAADRADPHAEAIGAANTLLIRCGMCCASNTDWIGVRRPLDGVLPGRAVVLGAGGAAAAAVYALLDLGCEVTVLARNPEQSRALAGRFGCDSGTMQQFGVIRPEIVIHATPVGMGGDPGSLLSPADLLPSMTVFDLVYTPAETPLLRIAAELGCRTISGTGMFVYQACEQFLHMTGIRVLPERVREVLGV; encoded by the coding sequence ATGAAGGTCGTGCTGATTGGTTACCGGGGCACCGGAAAAACGGTTGTCGGGCGTCTTCTTGCCCGCCGTCTCGGTCTTCCCTTCATCGACACCGACGCCGCCACCGAGGGGCGGGCCGGGATGTCGATACCGGCGATCTTCGAGCGTCTCGGGGAAGAGGCCTTCCGGGCAATAGAGCGCTCGGTGATCGCCGGTCTCGCCGATGAGGAAGGGGTGATCAGCACCGGCGGCGGGGCGGTCCTGGACCCGGCAAATGTGGCCGCGCTCCGGCGGGGGGGGACGGTGGTGCTGCTCCATGCACCGGCATCCGTGATCGCCGAAAGGATCGCCGGGTCTGACCGCCCGCCACTCACCGCCCTGCCACCCGACGAGGAGATCCGGGAGGTGCTCGCCATTCGTCGCCCATATTATCTCCGTGCGGCCGACATCTGTGTCGATACTGCCGCCCTCACCCCGGGCGAGGTGGCAGAGGCGGTGCTCGATCACCTCCATGCATCCGGCAGGGACATCGGGATCCTGGATGGTTTTTCGATGCCGTCGGGGGAGAGGAAGCGCCTCGCCTCCCTCCCTGCCCCCACCCGTCTCTTTGGCATCGCTGGCCATCCGGTGCTGCACAGCCGGAGCCCAGAGCTCTGGAACGCCTTGTTTGCCGAGTGCGGGCTGGATGCGCATTACACCTTCCTTGGCCACCCGGATTTCTCCGCCGTCCTGGATGCGGCGGTCGGGCTCGGGGTGCAGGGGCTCTCGGTCACCATCCCGCACAAGGAGTCGGCCCTCAACGCTGCCGATCGGGCCGACCCCCATGCGGAGGCGATCGGGGCTGCAAACACCCTTCTCATCAGGTGCGGGATGTGCTGTGCCTCGAACACCGACTGGATCGGTGTCCGCCGCCCCCTGGATGGGGTATTGCCGGGGCGGGCGGTCGTCCTGGGGGCGGGTGGTGCCGCTGCCGCCGCTGTCTATGCCCTGCTCGACCTTGGCTGCGAGGTGACGGTGCTCGCCCGCAATCCGGAACAGTCGCGGGCGCTGGCCGGGCGGTTTGGCTGTGATTCCGGGACGATGCAGCAGTTCGGGGTGATTCGGCCCGAAATCGTCATCCACGCCACACCGGTGGGTATGGGCGGGGATCCCGGCTCCCTGCTCTCGCCCGCCGATCTCCTGCCTTCGATGACGGTCTTTGACCTCGTCTACACCCCGGCTGAAACCCCGCTCCTCCGCATAGCGGCCGAACTGGGGTGCCGGACAATCTCAGGCACCGGGATGTTTGTGTATCAGGCGTGCGAACAGTTCCTCCATATGACCGGGATCAGAGTCCTGCCTGAACGGGTGAGGGAGGTGCTCGGGGTATGA
- the aroA gene encoding 3-phosphoshikimate 1-carboxyvinyltransferase: protein MEVRIERRQEVDLRFTAPPSKSVTHRALMIAALAEGESVIRRPLRAADTRLTAAALRSLGIDLVQEEESVRLQGCAGALPDTGGPVRLSLGNSGTTLRIMAGVSLLAPHPVCLTGDARMQQRPFGPLGDALVQAGGRVRYPVQEGYPPVEVQGPLRGGVVNLEGGMSSQFLSSLLIAGPYARRTLAVCMRTPPVSRPYIDLTLRTMEDFGVRPFRVGSEWFVVPEGVYRGRDYTVEGDWSSASYLCAIAAVCGGRVSVGGLERTSAQGDRIFPEILSAMGCRVRWNGDLLTVERDGPLEGIEVGMASAPDIVQTVAAVAAFARGSTTITGVAHLRYKESDRLEAIRRVLTAAGAGVTVEGDRLTIRPGPLRPLIVDPENDHRTAMSAAVIGLGAGGVVVRDAGCVEKSYPGFWEALVGVGLL from the coding sequence GTGGAGGTGAGGATCGAACGGCGGCAGGAGGTGGACCTCCGCTTCACCGCCCCCCCCTCAAAGAGCGTCACCCACCGCGCCCTCATGATCGCCGCCCTTGCGGAGGGCGAGTCGGTGATCCGCCGCCCGCTCCGTGCCGCCGACACCCGTCTGACCGCCGCCGCCCTCCGCTCCCTGGGGATTGACCTGGTGCAGGAGGAGGAGAGCGTGCGCCTGCAGGGCTGCGCCGGTGCCCTGCCCGACACAGGGGGTCCGGTGCGCCTCTCCCTCGGCAACTCGGGCACCACCCTGCGGATCATGGCTGGAGTCTCCCTCCTCGCCCCGCATCCGGTCTGTCTGACCGGCGATGCCCGCATGCAGCAGCGCCCCTTCGGCCCGCTCGGCGACGCCCTGGTGCAGGCGGGGGGGCGGGTCCGCTATCCGGTTCAGGAGGGCTATCCGCCGGTTGAGGTGCAGGGCCCCCTCCGTGGGGGTGTGGTCAACTTGGAGGGCGGCATGAGCAGCCAGTTCCTCTCCTCCCTGCTCATCGCCGGGCCCTATGCCCGCCGCACCCTCGCCGTCTGCATGCGCACCCCGCCGGTCTCCCGCCCCTATATCGACCTCACGCTCCGCACGATGGAAGATTTCGGCGTCCGTCCCTTCAGGGTCGGTTCGGAATGGTTCGTGGTGCCGGAAGGGGTCTATCGGGGCCGGGACTACACCGTCGAGGGCGACTGGTCCTCGGCCTCCTATCTCTGTGCGATCGCCGCCGTCTGCGGTGGACGGGTGAGCGTCGGCGGGCTGGAGCGCACCTCGGCGCAGGGTGACCGGATCTTCCCTGAGATCCTCTCGGCAATGGGGTGCCGGGTGCGCTGGAACGGCGACCTCCTCACGGTCGAGCGCGACGGGCCCCTGGAGGGGATCGAGGTGGGGATGGCCTCCGCCCCCGACATCGTCCAGACGGTGGCGGCCGTGGCGGCGTTCGCCCGCGGATCGACCACGATCACCGGGGTCGCCCACCTCAGGTACAAGGAGAGCGACCGTCTGGAGGCGATCCGGCGCGTGCTCACCGCCGCCGGGGCCGGGGTGACGGTGGAGGGTGACCGCCTCACCATCCGTCCCGGCCCCCTCAGGCCCCTGATCGTCGATCCAGAGAATGATCACCGGACGGCGATGAGCGCCGCCGTGATCGGACTCGGTGCCGGGGGTGTCGTTGTCCGGGATGCGGGGTGCGTCGAAAAGTCCTATCCCGGTTTCTGGGAGGCGCTTGTGGGGGTGGGACTGCTATGA
- the aroC gene encoding chorismate synthase: MNTFGRHFRVTTFGESHGPAIGAVIDGCPAGMPLSEADIQPMLDRRRPGGPLSSPRAETDRVEILSGVFEGKTTGTPLALIIPNRDVRSHDYDALREVFRPGHADYTYWKKYGLRDHRGGGRSSGRETAARVAAGAVALRVLEREGISVSGAVLSVRGESDPDRFAVVIREAQAAGDSVGGIVEVRAAGIPAGLGSPVFGKLDAAIAAALMGIGAVKGVEIGEGFGAAALLGSENNDAMDATGFLSNHAGGVLGGISTGAEIVARIAVKPTPSIALSQRTVDTAGREREVSIRGRHDPCIALRIVPVAEAMLALVIVDALLEERAYAVNDASGL, from the coding sequence ATGAACACCTTCGGCCGCCATTTCCGGGTCACCACATTCGGCGAGAGTCACGGCCCCGCTATCGGTGCGGTGATCGACGGGTGCCCCGCAGGGATGCCCCTCTCCGAGGCCGATATCCAGCCGATGCTCGACCGCCGACGACCGGGCGGCCCCCTCTCCTCGCCTCGCGCCGAAACCGACCGGGTCGAGATCCTCTCCGGGGTCTTCGAGGGGAAGACCACCGGCACCCCCCTCGCCCTGATCATCCCGAACCGGGACGTCAGGAGCCATGACTATGACGCCCTGCGGGAAGTCTTCAGGCCAGGTCATGCCGACTACACCTACTGGAAAAAATACGGACTCCGCGACCATCGCGGCGGCGGTCGGAGTTCCGGGCGGGAGACTGCCGCCCGGGTCGCCGCCGGTGCGGTGGCCCTCCGGGTGCTCGAACGGGAGGGTATCTCTGTTTCAGGTGCGGTGCTCTCGGTCCGCGGCGAATCTGATCCCGACCGGTTCGCTGTGGTGATCCGGGAGGCGCAGGCGGCGGGCGACTCGGTTGGCGGGATCGTCGAGGTCCGCGCCGCCGGCATCCCGGCGGGCCTCGGCAGCCCGGTCTTCGGGAAACTCGATGCCGCCATCGCCGCCGCCCTGATGGGGATCGGGGCGGTGAAGGGTGTCGAGATCGGCGAGGGGTTCGGTGCCGCCGCCCTCCTGGGGAGCGAGAACAACGATGCCATGGATGCCACGGGTTTTCTCTCCAACCATGCGGGCGGCGTCCTCGGCGGCATCTCAACCGGTGCGGAGATTGTCGCACGGATCGCCGTCAAACCGACCCCTTCCATCGCCCTCTCCCAGCGGACCGTCGATACGGCGGGTCGGGAGCGGGAGGTCTCGATCCGGGGGCGTCACGATCCCTGCATCGCCCTCAGGATCGTCCCGGTGGCCGAGGCGATGCTGGCGCTGGTGATTGTGGATGCCCTGCTCGAAGAGAGGGCATATGCGGTGAACGACGCTTCTGGTTTGTGA
- a CDS encoding type I 3-dehydroquinate dehydratase, with protein MIPECMKIVVSLTCPDEIQKAVALGADIVELRLDLMGDDLSAVMAGCGGECAVPLIATLRSREEGGEFGGDAEEWFSIIQPFLDLVDYVDVERKFRRFARIIRQQHREVIASAHIGYMPPPDDLLAIERDLRSFGTIPKIAVTPSSPAEILDLCSFTLNAEKPIVTSIQGEEFRYARTWLPFFGSGLVYCHIGTPTAPGQYDIRELQKLEELLTYH; from the coding sequence ATGATACCTGAGTGTATGAAGATCGTCGTCTCACTGACGTGTCCCGACGAAATCCAGAAGGCGGTGGCCCTTGGCGCCGATATCGTCGAACTGAGGCTTGACCTCATGGGGGACGACCTATCGGCGGTGATGGCGGGGTGCGGCGGTGAATGCGCCGTTCCGCTCATCGCCACCCTCAGAAGCAGGGAAGAGGGAGGTGAGTTTGGCGGAGATGCCGAGGAATGGTTCTCGATCATCCAGCCCTTCCTCGATCTGGTGGACTATGTGGACGTAGAGAGGAAGTTCAGGCGGTTCGCCCGCATCATTCGCCAGCAGCATCGGGAGGTGATCGCTTCGGCGCATATCGGATATATGCCCCCTCCAGACGATCTGCTGGCAATCGAGCGCGACTTGCGCTCGTTCGGCACCATACCGAAGATTGCGGTCACTCCGTCATCGCCCGCCGAAATACTGGACCTGTGTTCGTTCACCCTGAATGCCGAGAAGCCGATCGTCACCAGCATCCAGGGTGAAGAGTTCAGGTACGCCCGCACCTGGCTCCCATTCTTCGGTTCCGGGCTGGTCTACTGCCATATCGGCACACCGACGGCCCCGGGTCAGTACGACATCAGGGAACTCCAGAAACTCGAGGAACTCCTCACATATCACTGA